In Sphingobacterium sp. R2, the genomic stretch TGATGCGACTTTGTAATAGACTAATATGCGAGCAGAATCACCACTAACTGTTTCGAGCTGTTTGTTTACTTTATCTAAGCCTGCACTTTGCGAAAATACATAGTGCGAAGATGTCAAAAAGAAAGTTGTAAAGAAAAGTAAGTAAATCCGGTTCATTTAGATTTTTTTTCAAATATAATTAAGATTCTGATAATGTGGACATCGTAGGAAAATTTGGTTTTCGATGGATAATAATGTTGTGATGTATATTTAGAAAAGTATGAAATATGAGCTTCTGTGTTATAAGATACAGTTTATACAGTTTTTTTAGAAAATTTCGGCTAATATCTTAAATATAGGCCGCCTTAATGAGGTCTGACAATCTGCCAGAAACCGCGTATATTTGCAGCCAAATGTTGGAGTCCAAAAGAATTTATCAAATCGATCTGTTTCGATTTATTGCAGCATCAGCAGTAGTGTTTTATCATTATATGTATCGTGGGGCTGCTGCTGGAAATATGTCTCTTTTACGTTTTGATGGTGTTGGTGACTATGTCAAATATGGCTATCTGGGCGTCGACCTATTTTTTATCATCAGCGGTTTTGTAATCGCTTTCTCCATCAAGCATCTATCGTTGCGTAAATTCTGCTATTCTCGATTTAAGCGTTTGTACCCGATGTATTGGATTTGCTTGCTGCTGACCTTTGTGATTACCTATTTTTTTGGCGCACCGCGTTATCATGTAACGTTTAGTCAGCTACTGGCCAATCTGACGATGACGCAGAAATTATGGGGACAAGGCGATGTAGATGGTGCCTATTGGTCACTCTATGTCGAGTTGAAATTTTACTTAATTATAGTCTTATTCCTGATTCTAAATCAATTTAAAAGAGTAGGATTAGATTACCTGGTTTATTTTTGGCTGTTATTGTCAAGTTTACGCTTTTTTTTCGGGCCGTCCGAAATATACGATGGACTCCACGAGTTTTTTATACTCGATTGGAGTGCCTACTTTATTGCGGGAATTATATGTTGCCAAATTTTTTTGCATGGAGTAAAAGTAAAGCATATTATCACCTTACTTTGGTGCTTGTACATTTCGATCGACGGCGCTATTGGTCGGATTCACTGGCTGGAGCGCACTTTTCATAGTGATTTTTCTCCTGATATCATTGGGATCGCCATTGTTGTGTTTTACTTACTTATGTTATTGGTTTCCTGTAAAAAACTTCAGTTTATTAATTCGTCCAAGTTTGTTAAAATTGGCATGCTGACCTATCCCCTATATTTAATCCATCAGCATATAGGGTTTATCATCTTTAATCAGCTCTATCCGTATTTCAATAAATACTTGCTCCTTTCAGCTGTTATAATGCTGATGCTAGCACTTGCTTATTTCTTAAGTGATCGTATTGAACCGTGGATTATAAAACGTTTTAAGAAATAAATAAGCGGCCGAGCGTAGGATCTATAAAGGAAATATAGCCTTCTCACTAGAAGACTATATTTCCTTTATAGATCAGCGATTTTACTGGCGATATTCTTGAAACCGCTTCTGCAGAGCAGCTGGCTTCGAGTAAGGCAATATCTGCACTATCTCCGACTTTGGGCCATTGCATATTGCCTTTGTCGTCCAAAGGAACGGGGCCCGCCGTGGCAAGCTTGAGCATGCGAGATAAGTCAAATTCAGTAGTTTGGCCATACACCTGGGCTGCAAGATTGGCTTTTTGTAAGACACTTCCCGTGCCAAATGTATTCCAATGGTCTACAATACTGTCATTTCCCGTCATCACTTTAACGTTGTTTTCCAGTAAGATTGGGATTGGCATAATTAATCCGCCGAATGGAATTGTAGAAATGATGCCAATTTGTGCGTCGCCCAGTTTTTCTGCCATTTCTTGTTGTTTGAATTTTTCTAATCGCCCCAATACAAAACAATGGCTGATGTAGGTTTTACCTTTAAGAACTGGGTTTTCGTTCACTTTGTTAATTAAGTATTCTACGGTTTTCAAGCCTGATTCACCCGATTCGTGCAAATGAATATCAATTCCCTTGTTATGATCTAATGCCAGCTGGACCGTAAAATCAATTGTTTTTTCAATAGCTCCATCAATGGAAAATGGGTCGACTCCGCCGATAAAATCAATATTGGTTTTGGCGGCTTCCTTAAGGTATGGCACCGACTCAGTATAGTATACACCGTGCTGAGGAAAAGCAACGAGTTCTGCCCCGAATCCATCTTTCTTGTTTTCCAGTGCCAGTTGTAGCTTAATTAAAGCGTCTAGTTTGGATGTCGGTTCAATATTAACATGACTGCGTGCGAAAGTAGTACCGTTACCTTGTAATAGTTCGATCAGTTTTTCTGCTTTATAGGTTGCATTTTTTAATAGTTCAGGTAGAATTTTCTGTTCGAGGGCAATCATACCTTTTACACCTCCAGCTCTTTGTCTTACTGCCTGCCACTTGTCGCCATAATAGGTTTTGTCCAAATGGATGTGCATATCGCGGAAAGAGGGCAGCATCAAAAGCCCTTTTGCGTCGATAGCATCGGACGCATTGATATTGGAACTTATAGCCTTGATCTTTCCGTTTGCAATCTGAATCGAAAATAGTCCCGTCCTTGTTGAAATCACATGGCCATCAGTATCATACTCAAAGCCCGTTTCTAGCAACACATTTTTTAATGTATAGTTTTTTTTAGTCGCGGAGTCGCTCAATAGGTTTTGGCTCACCATTTTATGGCGGTTTTCTGCAAATAACATTGCTGGTATAAATGTCGAACCCGCAAGTGCTAACGTAGATTTTCTAATAAATTCCTTGCGGGTAAAGTCCATTGATTTCATAAAGCGCATAGTGTCTAAAAAAAAGCATCTGGTATATGTAGGTTACAAATTTATAGGACTGTCGTGCTATTTTTGCTGGGAGATATCTGCCATTTCTTGTGTAATTTATCTATTTTTCATTTTCCTCTTAACAAACTTGTTGTCTCCCCCGCTTGAAGACTGTCTCTAAAGTCACTGGGACTGGTGCCTATTTGCAGTTTAAAGAAATTGGAAAAATAGGCCTGATCTGAGAATCCCAACTCAAAGGCAATTTCTTTGATGGACCGTTCGGAGCTTTGTAAAAGCCGTTTTGCTTCACTGTTTATTCGTTGGTGGATAAGTTGTGTAGCTGATATTTTCAAATGCTTTTTACATAGGATATTCAGATAATTAGCTGAAATATTAAGTTTTTCGGCATAAAATGCTACCATTTTCTGTTCCCTGAAGAATTCGTCAATCAGCATGTTAAACTTAGCAAGTCGCGGAACAGATTGATAAACCTTGAATTCGGTGAACGCAGACTCTGCCTCTCGACTTACAATCGCAGCAATGACGCCCGCTCGGGCACTAATTAAAGGAATAAGTGAGTTTTCTCTTTTCAATTCTTGTTTGACGGATTCAAATTCATAAAGTAATTGTGCAAAGGAATCTGCAGTGAGATCAATGACAGGATGGTTTTGATAATTGGTAAAAGAAAAGCGAAAAAAAGGTGCAAAATGTTCAAAGAGAGGGCGCTCAATCATGAGTTGGTAAGCTACAGTATCGGCATAGATATGCCATTTGTGCATTTGGCCTGGAAAGAGAATATGTACCTGCTGATCTTTTATCCTATAGTCGATAGAATCGATGGTATGTACGCCAGAAGCTTTATGAAAAAGATTAATGATGAAAAAATCATGCTTATGCGGTGTTTCGATAAGCCGTTCGCCATGGAGTTCGTTAAATAGGAGCTCTTCTCGTCCCGCTGTCTGTTCTTTTCGGAAACCATCCAGACCAATAAGTGGCACCCAAATTTTTAAATTTCGCTTTTCCATAGAATCTTATCAAATCTAAAATACAAAATACCTTCGAGTATTTGGGCATACGTGGTATTATAGGGCTTTCTTCCAATTGGGGATATCGTTATTAGCAGGATTGTTAGTTAAAATCGGGAGAATATCGGCTAAAATAAACCTATATATAATGAGCTTTTGTGATTAATTTTATAAATGTCAGGGTGACATCAATCAAGAGTGTCCGTCGTGTAGCTAAGCACACTCAATTGAGGCGGGCAATACTTAAACCGATGATTATCAATACACGAAATAGATAATATTATGAAAAGATATAAATTACATGTGGCAATACTTCTTACGATTTTTATCAAAACGATAGATGTCGCGGTAGCGCAAGGTGGAGATCAGATATTGGATGGAATTGGTGAGACAGGAATGGTGGCCCGTTATGTCTTTGATGGGGATCTAAAAGATTGGTCAAGGAATGGTCTGCATGGTAAATTTCAAGGCGAGAAGGCACTATTTGTCGCTGATAAGCAATTTAACAAGGTATTGTCTCTAGCCGGAGGAAAGGATGATTTTGTCGTATTACCGTCGAACGTACTCTCGGATTTGGAGTCTATTAGTATAACAGGCTGGTTGTACTTGAGGGCAGCGCAGCCTGAACAATATCTTTTTGACTTCGGACAAGATCTTGCGAGGCATTTTGCGGTAACACCAACAGGAACAGCGCTAAAAACTGGATATTTAGGTGTTATCTCTCAAAAGAAGACTGAAGTAAAAAGTGTAGCCTCTCCTGCGGTTCCGTTGAACAGATGGGTGCATCTGGCCATTGTGGTCGATATTACTACAGGCTCTTTACAAACGTATTTGGACGGAAGGCCCGTTGGAGAGGTCAAAAATATTCCGCAGGAACTGAGTACAGTTTTTGGACAGCCGGGAAGCAAAAGGAAAGTACAGATTGGAAAGCCCCTATTTGGCAGCAATTCGAGCTTAAATGCTTTGCTACACGATTTCAGGATCTATCGGGTGCCCCTTAGTCGAACTCAGATCGCCACCGTATATGGCAATGCATTGAAAGGTGTACACGAAGATACTAGCACCAAAGGCAAGCCCGAGGATGATTTACCTAGATTTCCGATGAATAAAGCAGAGCTGTATAATGCCTATTTAACTGGAGTCGCAGATGTCAGCGTGGAAACGGAGGTTGGGGAATTGCCGCGATTGCCCAATTATGTCGTTGGTACTTATAAAGATGGTATGGTAGGGCCGAAAGTACGGGTGCTATGGCCTTCTCCAACTGATAATAGCACAGTTTTGCAGCAGACAGCCTACACGATAACTGGACGCATTCCAGGAACGGATCTTAAACCAAAAGCAATTGTTAGTGTCAAGGGAAAGATAAAGTCTAACATCCCCCACCTAAAATTGGAACCTTTCCATTTGGATCAGGTGACTCTCAATGTAGACGAAGGGCATCATCACACAAAGTTTATTGAAAACCGTGATAAGTTTATGGATACATTGGCTGCATCAGATCCCAATTCTTTCCTTTATATGTTTCGTCATGCTTTTGGACAAAAGCAACCAAAGGGTGCAAAACCTCTGGATGTATGGGATAGCCAGGACATCAAATTACGGGGTCATGCAACGGGACATTACCTAACAGCAATTGCGCAAGCTTATGCCAGTACAGGGTATGACAAAGCCCTTCAATCAAAATTTTCAGGTAAAATGGATACGATGATCAATGAACTTTACGCTTTGTCAAAATTGTCGGGAGTGCCGAAGCAATCGGGGCAAGCATATGTCGCTGATCCGTCTTCAGTGCCTGTTGGTCCTGGTAAATCAGGATATGATTCTGATTTGAGTGATGAAGGAATTCGTACAGATTACTGGAATTGGGGGCTGGGATTTATCAGTGCCTATCCTCCCGACCAGTTTATAATGCTTGAACTTGGAGCAAAATATGGCGGTCAGAAGAACCAAGTTTGGGCACCTTATTACACCCTGCATAAGATCTTGGCCGGTCTGATGGACGTATATGAAGTAAGCGGAAATAAAAAAGCATTAGAAATTGCACAAGGCATGGGTAATTGGGTGTATACCCGTTTAAACAATATACCAACCGAAACATTAATCAACATGTGGAATACCTATATTGCAGGTGAGTTTGGCGGGATGAACGAAGTGATGGCAAGGTTGTATCGTATTACGGGTGAACAGAATTATTTAAAAACCGCCCGTCTATTTGATAACATCGATATGTTTTACGGTAATGCAGCACATACACATGGTCTGGCAAAAAATGTGGATACTTTTAGAGGATTGCACGCCAATCAGCATATCCCACAAATTGTAGGGAGTATGGAGCTATACCGTGTAACAAATGATCCGCAATACTATAAGGTAGCCGACAATTTTTGGTATAAAG encodes the following:
- a CDS encoding acyltransferase family protein, translated to MLESKRIYQIDLFRFIAASAVVFYHYMYRGAAAGNMSLLRFDGVGDYVKYGYLGVDLFFIISGFVIAFSIKHLSLRKFCYSRFKRLYPMYWICLLLTFVITYFFGAPRYHVTFSQLLANLTMTQKLWGQGDVDGAYWSLYVELKFYLIIVLFLILNQFKRVGLDYLVYFWLLLSSLRFFFGPSEIYDGLHEFFILDWSAYFIAGIICCQIFLHGVKVKHIITLLWCLYISIDGAIGRIHWLERTFHSDFSPDIIGIAIVVFYLLMLLVSCKKLQFINSSKFVKIGMLTYPLYLIHQHIGFIIFNQLYPYFNKYLLLSAVIMLMLALAYFLSDRIEPWIIKRFKK
- a CDS encoding amidohydrolase — translated: MKSMDFTRKEFIRKSTLALAGSTFIPAMLFAENRHKMVSQNLLSDSATKKNYTLKNVLLETGFEYDTDGHVISTRTGLFSIQIANGKIKAISSNINASDAIDAKGLLMLPSFRDMHIHLDKTYYGDKWQAVRQRAGGVKGMIALEQKILPELLKNATYKAEKLIELLQGNGTTFARSHVNIEPTSKLDALIKLQLALENKKDGFGAELVAFPQHGVYYTESVPYLKEAAKTNIDFIGGVDPFSIDGAIEKTIDFTVQLALDHNKGIDIHLHESGESGLKTVEYLINKVNENPVLKGKTYISHCFVLGRLEKFKQQEMAEKLGDAQIGIISTIPFGGLIMPIPILLENNVKVMTGNDSIVDHWNTFGTGSVLQKANLAAQVYGQTTEFDLSRMLKLATAGPVPLDDKGNMQWPKVGDSADIALLEASCSAEAVSRISPVKSLIYKGNIVF
- a CDS encoding helix-turn-helix domain-containing protein codes for the protein MEKRNLKIWVPLIGLDGFRKEQTAGREELLFNELHGERLIETPHKHDFFIINLFHKASGVHTIDSIDYRIKDQQVHILFPGQMHKWHIYADTVAYQLMIERPLFEHFAPFFRFSFTNYQNHPVIDLTADSFAQLLYEFESVKQELKRENSLIPLISARAGVIAAIVSREAESAFTEFKVYQSVPRLAKFNMLIDEFFREQKMVAFYAEKLNISANYLNILCKKHLKISATQLIHQRINSEAKRLLQSSERSIKEIAFELGFSDQAYFSNFFKLQIGTSPSDFRDSLQAGETTSLLRGK
- a CDS encoding beta-L-arabinofuranosidase domain-containing protein yields the protein MKRYKLHVAILLTIFIKTIDVAVAQGGDQILDGIGETGMVARYVFDGDLKDWSRNGLHGKFQGEKALFVADKQFNKVLSLAGGKDDFVVLPSNVLSDLESISITGWLYLRAAQPEQYLFDFGQDLARHFAVTPTGTALKTGYLGVISQKKTEVKSVASPAVPLNRWVHLAIVVDITTGSLQTYLDGRPVGEVKNIPQELSTVFGQPGSKRKVQIGKPLFGSNSSLNALLHDFRIYRVPLSRTQIATVYGNALKGVHEDTSTKGKPEDDLPRFPMNKAELYNAYLTGVADVSVETEVGELPRLPNYVVGTYKDGMVGPKVRVLWPSPTDNSTVLQQTAYTITGRIPGTDLKPKAIVSVKGKIKSNIPHLKLEPFHLDQVTLNVDEGHHHTKFIENRDKFMDTLAASDPNSFLYMFRHAFGQKQPKGAKPLDVWDSQDIKLRGHATGHYLTAIAQAYASTGYDKALQSKFSGKMDTMINELYALSKLSGVPKQSGQAYVADPSSVPVGPGKSGYDSDLSDEGIRTDYWNWGLGFISAYPPDQFIMLELGAKYGGQKNQVWAPYYTLHKILAGLMDVYEVSGNKKALEIAQGMGNWVYTRLNNIPTETLINMWNTYIAGEFGGMNEVMARLYRITGEQNYLKTARLFDNIDMFYGNAAHTHGLAKNVDTFRGLHANQHIPQIVGSMELYRVTNDPQYYKVADNFWYKVASDYMYSIGGVAGARNPANAECFISQPATLYENGFSAGGQNETCATYNMLKLTSDLFMFDQRAELMDYYERGLYNHILASVAENSPANTYHVPLRPGSIKQFGNADMQGFTCCNGTAIESSTKLQNTIYFKSKDDQSLYVNLYIPSTLQWKERGIKIEQQTNFPKADHTSLTIRGNGKFDLRVRVPSWATKGFFVTVNGVDQKIAADPGTYLSIQRNWKDGDVVKLKMPFDFHLDPVMDQPNIASLFYGPVLLAAQERTARKDWRKVTFDVKDIGKSIKGNPETLEFYIDDVLYKPFYDTYGRHSVYLDVSLKEQ